Genomic segment of Nitrososphaerota archaeon:
GCAATTTTTGATGGAAGTGTTAAAGAAGCATTTACTTCAGAAAAAATTCTTGAGCAAGCATTTCTAAAACCACCACAAATAACTGAGTTTGCAAAAATGTTAAAAAATTATGGCTTTAAAGAAGATATTATAACTTTAGAAGAAATGATTAATAGTATAGAATTTTAAAAATGAGTGATAAAATTATGAAAGAAAAGATCTTGGAAAAATTAAGAATATCAGTTATAAATGGAGATATAGAAGCTGCTGAAGCTGCTGCAAAAGAGGCTATAAATATAGGATTAGATCCGCTTGAAGCAATTGAAGAAGGTTTATCTAAAGGGATAAGAGAAGTGGGAGATAAATTTGAAAAATTAGAAATGTTCTTACCAGATATGATACAAGCTGCTGAAGCAATGAGTAGAGCTATAGCAATATTAGAAGAGAAAATATCTTTTAAAGAATATTCAGAAAGGGATAAAGGAGTAGTAGTTATTGGAACAGTTGAAGGAGACATACATGATATTGGAAAGAACATAGTAATTGCTTTATTAAAAGCAAATGGATTTAAAGTATATGATTTAGGGAAAGATGTTCCATCTATTAAATTTATCGAAAAAGCTGAAGAAGTTAATGCAGATGTTATCGCAATCTCAGCTTTACTTTCATCTACAATGATAAAGCAAGAGGAAATAATAAAAATGCTTAAAGATATGGATTTAAGGAATAAATATATAGTTATAGTTGGAGGTGCTCCAGTCACTGAAGAATGGGCTAGAAAAATTGGAGCAGATGCTTATGGTAAAACTGCGCAGGAGGGAGTTTTAAAAATTAAAGAACTCTTAAAAAATAAGGGGTTTAAATAATCATGGTTTTAGGGAATTATAAATTATTCGAAATTATTGAAAGAGCAAGAAATGGTCCACTTATAAAAGAAAGTGAATTTGAAGCTAAAATAATTCCAACAAAATTGAAAGAATTAGTTAAGGAATACGATATAAAACGAGATCCAGAAATTCTTATACCATCTGATAATAATTTAGCTGATTGCGTATTTAAAGCTGCCTTTGATTTAATAATTGATTTAGGAGTTTATTGTAGTGATACTGGAAGAATAATAAAAATTTATGAAGAAGATATTAAAGAAGCTTTGAAATCTTTACCAGAGAAAATAATTGTAGGTTCGGGAAGAGAAATACGAGAAATAAGTGTTAGAAGTATTGAAGATAAAAAACCTCCAATAACAATAGGTGCTCTTGCTGGTGGAGTTTGTAGTTCAAAGAATTATTTAAATATCCTTACAAGTATCGCCATAGAGCCTGAAGTAGATATATTATGTGCTGGATCACTTACTGAAATAGATGGAAAACCTATCATTAGTCATTCTCCAATAGAAATTCATGCTGCTCAACTTGAAGCACATTGGATGAGAGAAGCAGCTTTTAGAGCAGGTCGTCCTGGATTATGTTTAATTGGTAGTAGTTTTGAATGGGTTGCTGCTGATATTGCTAGTTTTAATACAAATTATGGTTTTCGTTCTACAGATGCTGGACTAGCTTGTATAATTTATCCTATGAAAATTTCATTTAATATATTAAGTAAAATAAAGTTTTATCTTGACTCTGGAAGACCAATTTTTGCTTATTCTGATCAATTAATAGGTGGTTTTACAAGAGGAGCTGAAGAAACAGCTGTTTCTTCGGTAGCTCATCATTTAGCAAATCTTGTTATAAATCAAGCAAGTTTTCAAGAATTAAATTGCCAACATATACACTATAATAATAAAAGTAATAGATTAAGTATTTGGTGCCAT
This window contains:
- a CDS encoding monomethylamine:corrinoid methyltransferase → MVLGNYKLFEIIERARNGPLIKESEFEAKIIPTKLKELVKEYDIKRDPEILIPSDNNLADCVFKAAFDLIIDLGVYCSDTGRIIKIYEEDIKEALKSLPEKIIVGSGREIREISVRSIEDKKPPITIGALAGGVCSSKNYLNILTSIAIEPEVDILCAGSLTEIDGKPIISHSPIEIHAAQLEAHWMREAAFRAGRPGLCLIGSSFEWVAADIASFNTNYGFRSTDAGLACIIYPMKISFNILSKIKFYLDSGRPIFAYSDQLIGGFTRGAEETAVSSVAHHLANLVINQASFQELNCQHIHYNNKSNRLSIWCHNVAGQAIARNTKIITHSECYASAGPCTEMILYEGAAVALSVVSGVNLGPGIVGRSAKEVDKYTGLESKFYAEVGRAFTGMRREDANDLAKELVKKYEDKFKNPPPGKTFDECYDIKTMRPIKEWIEIYEKVKKEIENLGVKIS
- a CDS encoding corrinoid protein, producing the protein MKEKILEKLRISVINGDIEAAEAAAKEAINIGLDPLEAIEEGLSKGIREVGDKFEKLEMFLPDMIQAAEAMSRAIAILEEKISFKEYSERDKGVVVIGTVEGDIHDIGKNIVIALLKANGFKVYDLGKDVPSIKFIEKAEEVNADVIAISALLSSTMIKQEEIIKMLKDMDLRNKYIVIVGGAPVTEEWARKIGADAYGKTAQEGVLKIKELLKNKGFK